The segment TAATTACAGCAACCGGTACCTGGTCAGCATTGACCTGGATCCACTCCACCAGCTCCAGGCCGTTGCCGTCAGGCAGGCGCATATCGGTCAGGCACAGGTCAAATGAATGGTCGGCCAGCAGCCGTCGGGCGCCATCGAGATCGGCCGCCGCGTCGGTGGCCACGTTCATCCGTCGCAGCGTAATCGTCAGCAGCTCACGAATATCTGCCTCGTCGTCGACGATCAGTGCACGTGCTTCACTCATACGGTCCACCGCTGCGGGTCGGCAAAGATTATCTGGAAACGGCTGCCACCACCTTCCCGGCGCAGGTAGCGCAGACCGGCGTTGTTACAGTCACACAGCTCGCGGGCAATGAAAAGGCCCAGGCCCGTCCCGTCGTGCGCAGCAGTAAAAAAGGGCTCGAAAATTCGATCGACCAGTTCATCGGCGATGCCTGAACCACGATCGAGCACCTCCAGTACCGGGCGGTCACTGGCCTTGTGGCGGCCACTGTACATGCTGAGCGTCACTGCACCGTCGGCCGCGCGCGCATAGCGAACAGCATTCTCACACAGGTTCCACAGCACCTGATGCAGATGGCTCGGGTCGAATCGTATGGCCAGTTCTGGCTCGTCGTGCTGGATTGATACTGATGAGTCGCCCAGCTGGTTGGCGGCAGCAAACTCGCTGACAAAGTCCGCCAGCCATTCGCCGAGCACTATCTGCTGCGGCCGCGTGTTGTCTCGTCGTGACAGCTGCAGCACATTTTCTATGATGGTGTTAACTCTGCCTGCCTGCTTGTGGATGATATCGGTCAGTCGTCGTTCATCTGCGGGAATGGCATCCGATTCGGCCAGCAGCTGGCCGGCGTGACTTATGGCGCCAACCGGGTTACGGATTTCATGGGCAATGCTGGCGCTGAGCCTGCCAAGGGCTGCCAGCTTGGCCTGCTGTACGCGTTCGGACAGCTGGGTGGCGTCCTCAAGAAAGATCAGCGCGGCAGCGGGGCGCGCGCGCCCCAGCGGCGCGAAATGTGGCGTTATTAACGTGGCGCCGTCAGCGGCGGCAAAAGGCGAAAAGCCTGTTTGCACTTCACCGGCGTGCCGGCGCCAGTCACTCGTCAACTCGTACAGCTCGGGCGAAATATCACGCAGCGGTCTTCCGCCGGCAGGCCAGCTGATACCGAGGTGTTTGGCCGCGGAGGCGTTCATCAGGCGCACGCGATTGGCGTCATCAATGACCACGATGCTTTCACGCAGGTGCTGGACGATATATTCATTCAGCTCGGCCAGGTTCGCCAGATCAACGCCTCGCTGCTCCGCCAGCGCATCGGATTCGGCAATGCGTCGGGCCAGAGGCTGTGCTGCCACGGATATCAGGAATACGATTGCGCCGAGAACTCCGGAGGCTGTGTAGTCTGCAGCGGTTGTTATCCCTTCGAATTGCGACAGAGCCTGTTCAAACAGGATTGTCAGCGCCGCAATTGCCGCGAAAGAAACCGCAGTCCGGGCAGGCATCATCAGGCTCGCTGCACCCATGGAAATTATCAGCAGGTTGCCCAGTCCGCTTTGTATGCCGCCGCTGGCATGCATCAGTACGGTCACGGCCGCGATATCTATCGCCAGCTGGATCGAGATTTGTACTGTGTAAGTCGCAATACGGTTGGCAATCGCCCACCAGCTGAACAGACCGCAAATCAGGTAGGCACAAGCAACTGCGATAAATAGTTGTGGCTGCTCGGTGCCGATGATGCGCGGATCCGAGGTAATCGCGAACAGGACGAGTAGCGCTACGGCGACGAAAACCCGGTAAATGTTGAGTAGCGAAATGACTCGCCAGGCGAGGTCGGGCGCCCTGGCCTGCGTGGCCACGCCGGCAAGGCCGCCGCCGGAAACTTCGGCCGGCGCCGGTGACGCTGCTGCGTTGGGTTCACTGGCTTGCACCGGGTTATTTTAACCTGCACTGGCAGCACGACCGGGAACCGGCTCACGCTTTGCTTCGGTGGGTGGTTTGCTCCAGAATACGCGCTTTCCGCCCGCCCGGGGATCGAGGCAGATGAATCTTCACGAATACCAGTCCAAACAGCTGTTCGCCGATTACGGCATCCCGGTGCCTGACGGGCATCCGGCGCATACTCCCGAGGACGCTGTCCAGGCGGCGCGTGACCTCGGCGGCGAATTATGGGTCGTAAAGGCGCAGGTGCACGCAGGTGGCCGCGGTAAAGGCGGTGGCGTCAAGCTGGTCCGCGAGCTCGACGAAGTGTCGGAGGCCGCCGAATCCCTGCTTGGCAGCCGGCTGGTCACGCCCCAGACCACCGCAGAGGGATTGCCGGTAAACACGGTGCTGGTTGAGTGCGGCACCGATATCGACCGCGAGCTGTATCTCAGCATGTTGATCGACCGCGCTTCAGAGCGGATCGTTGTAATGGCGTCTGCAGCCGGTGGTATGGACATCGAAGAAGTTGCCGCCAGCACGCCGGAAAAGATTTTTCGCGTACTGATCCATCCGGCGGCGGGCCTGATGGGTTACCAGTGTCGCCAGCTTGCTTTCGGGCTCGGCTTGCAGGGAAAACAGATCGGCGCCT is part of the Gammaproteobacteria bacterium genome and harbors:
- a CDS encoding PAS domain-containing protein, which encodes MQASEPNAAASPAPAEVSGGGLAGVATQARAPDLAWRVISLLNIYRVFVAVALLVLFAITSDPRIIGTEQPQLFIAVACAYLICGLFSWWAIANRIATYTVQISIQLAIDIAAVTVLMHASGGIQSGLGNLLIISMGAASLMMPARTAVSFAAIAALTILFEQALSQFEGITTAADYTASGVLGAIVFLISVAAQPLARRIAESDALAEQRGVDLANLAELNEYIVQHLRESIVVIDDANRVRLMNASAAKHLGISWPAGGRPLRDISPELYELTSDWRRHAGEVQTGFSPFAAADGATLITPHFAPLGRARPAAALIFLEDATQLSERVQQAKLAALGRLSASIAHEIRNPVGAISHAGQLLAESDAIPADERRLTDIIHKQAGRVNTIIENVLQLSRRDNTRPQQIVLGEWLADFVSEFAAANQLGDSSVSIQHDEPELAIRFDPSHLHQVLWNLCENAVRYARAADGAVTLSMYSGRHKASDRPVLEVLDRGSGIADELVDRIFEPFFTAAHDGTGLGLFIARELCDCNNAGLRYLRREGGGSRFQIIFADPQRWTV